The nucleotide sequence AACTTTGTCTTTTGTAAAAGTCAAGTTGGGTGAATCAAAAACCAGTTCTCCGACAAGAGAACCATGGAGAAGAGCCCCCCACTCAACAGACAGGTCAATATCCCTCGATTTAAAGAATTCCGTTTGCTTTTTTGATATTGGATCAACTTTATTTATATAAATATTGTTGAGAATATAGGCGCCTCTATAAACAGATAATTCAATATCTTTAATATGCCCGTAATAACCTTTCATTTCAGCCAGCGTTTTATTGGCATAATGCAATACAGCATATGGTAAAACAAGCCGTATCACAACCAGCAAAGCAATTGCACTGATAATTATTTTATATTTTTTTTCATTTTATTTAAACTCTTCCGTTTTCTAATAAAAGATATTGTTATTTCTAATTCGACTAACCACTATGTTTTATTAATATTTGTCGTCCGCCAATCATTTAGGCGGATAGATCTTAGAGTTTATCTTTTAATCAGCTTTTAGCTACTGTTATAACCCCGCTGATTATCAACATAGTTCCGACAATTTTTAGCAGAGTAACCGGCTCTTTAAAGATGAATATGGAAAAGAAAAAAATAAACACATACGCCAGGGATTGAAAAGGAAATGCCACACTCAGATCAACCATGCTAAGAGCAATTACCCAGACTACAGAACTCGCTAAAAGCATCAGACATCCAAGGATAAACCACGTATTGATCATCTGGCTCATGGAAGACATTATATGTCCGGCAGAGAAGGTGACAACACCTGACTTATTGGTACCAAGCTTCCAAAATACCTGTCCGAGCGCAATAAAAAGTACAGCAATTAATATTAAAGATATAGATTTTGCAGTTGCAGCCATAATTCCTCCTTAAATTTACTTTGACCCGCGAAGCAAACCGGACAGTCCGGCAATACCCAAAAACACCCCTCCTATCAGAAACCATACAGTTTTCTCTGTAGGCGAACCCGTAAAAAATCTCGACACGTCTGAACCAAATGATTCCGAACCTGCGACACCCCAGATGCTTAATACAATCCCGACAGCCAAAAGCGCAACTGACATCCCTTTATTCATACAAAATCCTCCTTTAATCTTTTCTTATTTTATCAAAATTTAATAATTTTAATAATATGAAGATACTGCCTTTAGTTGACTTTTTTCCTTTAAAACAAGGATTTTGAGCAGAAGAAGGCGTTTTTGACTAGGCAACCACAATGGCTGCTTTGCTATTTCCTTTTCTTTTTCTTACAACTGCTTTCCAGAGCTCAACGGCCCAGAGGGGGAAAGAGGATATTACGAGCACGAGGAGCCAGTCAAACAGCCCGAGAGGCACGGTTTTGAACACCTTTTGCAGGAAGGGCACGTACACTACGACCATCATCATCAAAAATGAAATAAAAGCCGCAAGCAGAAGTTTTTTATTTGTAAAGATGCCCAGTTTAAACAAGGATTCGGTCATGCTCCTGCAATTGAAAGAGTGGAATAATTGAGAGACCGCCAGAACGATAAACGCCGCTGTCCTTGCGCGGGAGATGCTTTCTTTTTCAACGTACAGAACAAAAACATAGGCAAGTAAACTGCAAAAGGCGATAAAGGCTCCCTGCGCCAGTATGTAAAGTGCGCGCTCTTTTGTGATAACTTTTTCATTAGGATCGCGCGGATGCCTCTTCATTATATCCGGGGCTGCCGGATCAACACCGAGCGCAAGCGCAGACAAACCATCCGTCACAAGGTTGACCCAGAGTATATGTATAGGAAGCAGAGGCGCAGCAAAGCCGATCAAAGAAGCGGTGAACATAAGAAGTATCTCGCCCGCATTACACGAGAGAAGATAGTGAATGAACTTCTGTATGTTGTCATATATTCCCCTGCCTTCGGAGACAGCGGCAACTATAGACGCAAAGTTATCATCGGTCACCACCATATCCGACACTTCTTTTGTAACATCCGTACCGGTGATACCCATCGCAACGCCGATATCAGCTTCTTTTAAGGCCGGCGCATCATTAACACCGTCACCGGTCATAGCGACAACTTCTTTGTTCTTCCGCCACGCGCGCACGACCCTTAATTTATGTTCGGGAGAAACACGGGCGTAGACCGAAATATTTTTTACTTTTTTAACAAGTTCTTCGTCATTTATTTTATCCAGCTCTTCCCCGCTTAGAGCAAGAGAACCTTCGGTGAAAACTCCGAGCATACGGGCAATCGCGACCGCCGTGTTTTTATGATCCCCCGTTATCATAACCGTTTTAATTCCCGCTGTTTTACATTCTTCCAGCGCTTTTCTAGCTTCTTCGCGCGGAGGATCTATCATCGCAAAGAGCCCCGCAAATGTAAGTTCTCTTTCAATATTTTTCACTTCAAAATCTTTTAAATTATTATCCAGTTTTCTATAGGCTACCGCCAGAACCCGCATCGCCCCGTCCGCCAGTTCGCCGTTATTCTTTTCTATATAGGCCCTGTCTTGTTCTGTTAGTTTTCTTTTAACTCCCTTTTCTTCCACATCGGTACAATCACGAAGAAGTATATCCGGCGCGCCTTTAACAAAAGCAATCAGCTCATCGCCATGCCTTCTAACGATAGTCATCTTCTTCCGGTCGGAATCAAAAGGAATTTCATCCACAAATACATACTCGTTCTCTAAATTTTCTTTTGTCAGCCCCGCTTTACCGGCCGCAGAAAGAAGAGCCCCTTCCGTCGGATCACCCGTTACTTTATAATTACCGGATTCTAAAACAAGCTGGGAGCCGTTACAAAGAACTCCGCAACGGAGTAAATTAAGAAGCTCGGGATGCTCTGCAGCCTTTATTTGCTGTTTACCGAGAGAAATCTCTCCGACGGGAGTATAGCCGATGCCGGCCACATCAAACAGATTCCATCCCGTAAATATTTTCTGCACAGTCATCTCATTTTTTGTCAAAGTACCTGTTTTATCCGAGCAGATAACCGTAGTACAGCCAAGAGTTTCCACTGACGGCAGTTTTCTTATAAGCGCATGGCGTTTCACCATCCGGCGGACACCTAAAGCAAGAGCGATAGTGACTACCGCGGAAAGGCCTTCGGGAATGGCCGCAACCGCAAGGCTTACAGACGTTAAAAATACATCCACCATCTTCCCGCCCCGGAGCCACCCGAGTAAAAAAACCGCTCCCACCATAAAAAAGCAGACACCCACTATCCACTTTCCAAACTCCTCCAGCTTTTTCTGTAGCGGGGTAGGTTCATGCTGTATCTCCCCGACCATTCCTGCAATTTTGCCGAGCTCTGTCTGCATGCCGGTATAAACAAGAAGTACTTTTGCCTTTCCCGCAGAAACGGAACTGCCCATATAGACCATATTTGCCCGGTCAGCGAGCGGTAAGGATTCTTCTTCCAGGATTTTTGTCGTCTTTGTAACCGGGGCAGCTTCTCCCGTAAGGCTTGCTTCCAGAACGCTGAAATTTGCACTAAGCCAGAGGAGACGGCCGTCAGCGGGAATACTGTCGCCGGCTTCAATTTCTATCACATCTCCCGGAACTAAATTTGTAGAAGATGTAATCATTAGTCTTCCGTCCCTTATAACTTTTGATGAGGGGTTGGATAACTTTTTTAGCGCGGCAAGGGATCTTTCAGCCCGGTACTCCTGGATGAAGCCCAGGATTGCATTTAAGATAACGATGGCGAGAATGGCAAATGCGTCCACCCATTCCTTAAGAAAACCGGAAACGAGCACCGCGCCTATTAATATCCAGACGAGAAGATCTTTAAATTGTCCGAGCAATACCGTTAAAGGGTTTATTCCTTTTTTTCCGGTCAGCTGATTTAAGCCGTATTTTTCCAAACGCTTAACGGCTTCGGAAGCGCCAAGGCCTTTTTGAAGATCGCTTTCTAAAAGTTTTAAGGCTTCTGTATCTGTTATATTGTAAAACTTATTATTCATCTGCCCTTCTTGCATAATATTATTATATCATAAAATAGCGCAGTATTATCCGGGGCAGGAAGAAATCAGGTTTTCTTAAACAGCCCGAAATGAACTTCGGTAAGTATGGATTTCAGCAACACATATACGGGAATGGCAATCAGCATTCCTATTATCCCCATAAAATACCCGCCGAAGTAGATGGTTGTAATCACCGTTATAGGATGTATCTTTACCGATTTTCCGATAATGATCGGGCTTATTAAGACTTCATCAATGATCTGCACTACCGTAAGCACAGAGATAACCTTTATAGCGCAAATAAGATAAGGCTGCGGAGAAAAAACAGAAACGATGAGTCCGACAATTATCGCCGAGATAGGTCCAAGCAAAGGCACAAGATTGGTTATTCCTGCTACAGCGCCCAGAAGGTACGCGTATTCAAACCCAAAAAGCAGCAGTCCGCCTGTTGCAATTATACCCACACTTGCGGCTACCAGCAGCTGCCCTCTTATATATCTGCCAATCTGGACATTGACCGGGGCTAACAGTTTTTTTGCCAGTATGCTATACTGAACAGGAAAGGCCTTTAAAAATCCTGTTGAAATTTTATTCCAGTCTTTCAGTAGAAAAAAAGCGATGAATAATAGGACAAATGCGCTCGTAATTCCGCCAAGCACCCCGCCAAACCAATTCATAAGAGTAGAAAACGTTGTTATCAGATATTCACCCGTCACTTCTGTTATCCCCGTTAGCTTCGGCACAATCCTTTTTTGCAGCACAGTTTTACCAGTTGAAGGAAATAATCCGGTAATATTATCTATGCTGGTATTTACCTTTTCCGTTATCACGGGAAGCTTTTTCTGGATCGCCGAAACTTCATCTCCTATTGCGTCTATAAAAATATTAACGAAAAAGAAAACTATAACTGCAAATAAAACAAATATGGAAATGGTGACAAAAAGCCGGTTAAAATTTTTGCGTTCAAAGTAATTAACAACCGGACTCATTATATAGGCCAGCAAAAAAGCCAGAATGAACGGAGAAACTAATTCCTTAAATATTATTACCAATGCCAGTGCCGCGCTCAAAACAGCATAAGTAATCAACATTATTTTTGTGTTATTCTTACCCTTTTGCGCATTTACAAGCATATTTACATTTCACTCCTTTCATTCCTTTGTTTCATTTTACGGAAGTTAAGAAAATGTATATATATATGGAGATTCGCTTTCTGATTGACTTTTTTCCATAAAACGCGGGTTTCGAGAAGAAAGAAGCAAATATAGCTTATGCAGACATTCCCGAATATTTTCGCAACCGGTTAATGCGGCTTATTTTTTAGCGGCTTGCTTTATATTATACCCGGCATCTCCATACGGCTCTAGTTTCTCTAACCACAGCTCTTCAAGAACCCGTAAATCATCGGAGTAATTGTAGCCCTGCTCGTCTATCGATTTAAGATAATCTATTACCTTAAAAGAGAATTTGTCTGCTCCCTGCAGGTTATAATCTTTCTGCAGTTCTTCATTGGTATAAGAACCCAGCTTCAACTGGAAGGATATTCTGTTAAAAATATTATCAACATTTAAGCTGCTCCCGATAAAAACCTTCCCGTTAACCGAATTGGTCAGGGAGTAAACACCCATGGGCTGCAAAGTATTCTTGTATTTTCTTCGGGCTTCGTTTTTGTCAAGCATATTGATATTATAACAACTATTAAAGTTTTTACCAATGAAAATACTTACACCCGAAATCCGAGGAAGAAAGCATGTTATTTTTTAAATACATAATATTGATATTTCAGCAGGATTTCGGGTCAATTTCACTGATTGCAAAGCTTCAGGATTCCACTGATTAAACAAATAGCACATAACCTTTTCTAAGTTTTGTTTTAACTATTTCAACTTCGTTTTTAGGGCTTATATATTTTGACAGACAGGGCTAATAATAAAATGTTATTGCGGGTTCGCCGAAACCGATCTTTTCTCTTTCCAGTTTTGCACTTTCTGTTCTAAAAGGCATAACGGCGAGGGTCGGAATATTTTTATCCCCGTTATTGAAAGGTTTGAGCAGTTCGGAAACTAATTCTCCCAGAGGGATTTGTTTGATGGATTCTTTTACTTCTTTCTCCGAAGCAGGAGTCGTACTTTCTACTTTATCAATTTCATTCTTAAAAAGCCTTACTTCTCCGAAGCGCATGGTTTTAACAACAACAACTTTATCATCTTCTCTTACTTTGTCGCCGACCACACGGCTCCCGTCTTTTAAAAAATAAGTATCAGCAAAAGAAAATTGTGCAAGTGTTAGAACGAAAACAAGCAATATTTTACCCGCAACAGTAAGTTTCATATATGTAAATACTATACCAAAAGCAGACAATTTTCAATAAAAATAAATAAACGCCTGGTAATGGGAAGGTAGATGGTGTTTACAATAAAAAAGCCCGTATTTCTTCGGGCTTGGATTTGTATGGCTCCCCGGCCTGGACGACTTTCGCGACTGGGTGATGTATAATAACTTTTCCGTTCCTAATTAACTCTTTTATCCCCGCTAAACAGCATTACTTTATCTTTTTTTGCTCTTTTAATCATATCCGGGGTGAACCCGCTTTTTGAAAACAGGCAGTAATATTCTGTTCGTTTTGCCTTATTCCACTCCACATATTCGGCCTTTTTTCTTAAATCTTCATAAATATCCGTTCCAACCGCTTTACTGCTCCACTTAACTTCCCCAAACAGTATTTTTTTCTCTTTTTCATTAAACGTAACTATATCCATTTCTCCTAAGCTTTTCTCCCACCATCGTCCGATCTTATCTATTTCAAATATTTCTTCTTCATTTTCTTTGAGTATTTGAATGCAAATATCTTCATAATTATGAGAAACCAGATGGACAAAATCATTTTTTACCCTGCCCATTACATAGGTTTTATTGCCTTCTTCTAAATGACTCTTACCGGGAAGCACATATCTGAACCAAAACTTGAAAAACTGATCCTGGAGCTTATATAATCCTTTCCTGGATTTTAAAGGTATTTTCTCTGTAACCGGCACTTCTTTCTCCACGAGCCTTAAATCCTCAAGGATAAACAGATACTTGTGCAAAACGCTCTTTTCCAGCCCTGTTTCATTCTGTATTTCACTCAGTTTTGACTTACCCAATGAAATTGCTTTTAGTATGGCAAAGTAATTTCTGGGCTCTCTCAATTCTTCTTTCATAACAAAGTCTATCTCACTGTAAAGAAAAGCATCCGTTTCAAGGATATTGTCTTTAATATTTTCTTCAATACTCTTTTTTGCGTCCATTCGTTTTATATAACTCGGATTCCCGCCTGTTATGGAGTACATCTCAACGCAGTATTCAAACTTGTTCCCGGGGAAAAACTTTCTGAAGGAAGCAAAATTAAACGGTTTAAGATATATCTGGGCAGTTCTTCGTCCAAAAAGCGGTGATTTTTCAGATAATACCTTATCCTCCATCATCGCAATACTTGAACCGCAAAGAATAAGCATAACCGGAGTATCTTTCAGATACTCATCCCATCCTGCCTGAAATATTGAAGCAATGGATTTGTTTGTTTCTGCAAGATATGGAAATTCATCAATCGCTAAAACAAATTTCTTTTTTATGTTTTTCTTTAAATATCGGAATAATTGCTGCCAGCTCTCAAAACCATTTAAGGTAAGCAGCTCATCTTTGAAGTATTCCCCGCAAAGCTGCCCCAGCATTTTTAGATTATCATGCTCATTAAGTTTTTGAGCAAGAAAATATATGTGCGGTTTTTCTTTAGAAAAGTGCTTAATCAGCTCCGTTTTTCCCACCCTCCTTTTACCGTAAATAACTATAAATTCGGAGTCTCCGGATTTATAATACTTATCCAATGCCCCCTGTTCTTTTTCTCTGTCAATGAATTTCATCTTTACCTCCCTAGCACATACTACTCGTAAGTAGACTACTCCATAGTAGACTATTTGTCAAGAAAATAATTCAAAAGGTTATTAAAACAGCATTTGACTAACTATAACATATTCACTAATAACAAATCATTTCGGCTTCTTGATATGGAAATAGACACAACAAGACCCTACACGGCTTTACTCTTAGTATTTATTTTGATTGTTCTGTTTTGTGTCCGATGTCCATTGTTACATCCCACAATAAAACACAACAAAAACGATAATAATATTACCCTTTTTTATATTTTTTCAAACATATCTTTTGGAACCCCACAAACAGGGCAAAGCCAATCATCCGGCAAATCTTCAAATTTAGTTCCCGGCTTGATTCTATGATCCGGATCACCAAAAGCGGAATCATAGATATAGAGACATGCCTGGCACTGATATTTATCCATTTCAAACCTCTTGTTTTTAAGTTACGGTTTAATCTATATGAAAAGACGGGGGGGGGTAATTATAAGGTTGATTTTATTCGTTCTTCCTGAGACATAGCCGCAAGCCGCTTGACATCGTCAGGGCTCAATTTTAGTCCTTCGGCGATTCGTTTTCCATACTCGGCATTTACCTTGTAGAACAAAGCTGTCTGGCGCAACTGGATGCGTTTTTGCGCACCGTTCAAATGGGTAACAATATTGCCGATAAGATGGTCACGATCCATATCTGTCATAACCTTACGGTACAAAGCATCCGCCTGAATAAAATCCACATCGCTTAGTTTGTAGACTTGGCGTTCAGCCATACCGGAAATGTCAATTGCCGGAACCTTATATGAAGGATCGGGTGCTAAACCGCCAAAGGTATTCGGCCAGTAGTTGGGAGTTCCGCCTCCGTTGTCACCGGAACGCATAGATCCATCACGCTGATAACTATTTTCTATAGTGGCTTTTGGCGAATTAACAGGAATCATTTGGAAGTTAGGACCCAGTCTGTGCCTCTGCGTATCATGGTAACTGAATAAACGTCCCTGCAGCAACCGGTCCGGAGACGGTCCTATGCCGGGAACGAAGTTACCCGGAGAAAACGCAGCCTGCTCCACTTCGGCAAAGAAGTTCAGAGGATTACGATTAAGTACCATTCGTCCGATGGGCTGAAGCGGGTAATCAGCATGCGGCCAGACTTTGGTTATATCGAACGGATCAAAACGGTAGTTTTTCGCCTCTTCAGGTGTCAT is from Candidatus Firestonebacteria bacterium RIFOXYD2_FULL_39_29 and encodes:
- a CDS encoding calcium-translocating P-type ATPase, SERCA-type, with protein sequence MNNKFYNITDTEALKLLESDLQKGLGASEAVKRLEKYGLNQLTGKKGINPLTVLLGQFKDLLVWILIGAVLVSGFLKEWVDAFAILAIVILNAILGFIQEYRAERSLAALKKLSNPSSKVIRDGRLMITSSTNLVPGDVIEIEAGDSIPADGRLLWLSANFSVLEASLTGEAAPVTKTTKILEEESLPLADRANMVYMGSSVSAGKAKVLLVYTGMQTELGKIAGMVGEIQHEPTPLQKKLEEFGKWIVGVCFFMVGAVFLLGWLRGGKMVDVFLTSVSLAVAAIPEGLSAVVTIALALGVRRMVKRHALIRKLPSVETLGCTTVICSDKTGTLTKNEMTVQKIFTGWNLFDVAGIGYTPVGEISLGKQQIKAAEHPELLNLLRCGVLCNGSQLVLESGNYKVTGDPTEGALLSAAGKAGLTKENLENEYVFVDEIPFDSDRKKMTIVRRHGDELIAFVKGAPDILLRDCTDVEEKGVKRKLTEQDRAYIEKNNGELADGAMRVLAVAYRKLDNNLKDFEVKNIERELTFAGLFAMIDPPREEARKALEECKTAGIKTVMITGDHKNTAVAIARMLGVFTEGSLALSGEELDKINDEELVKKVKNISVYARVSPEHKLRVVRAWRKNKEVVAMTGDGVNDAPALKEADIGVAMGITGTDVTKEVSDMVVTDDNFASIVAAVSEGRGIYDNIQKFIHYLLSCNAGEILLMFTASLIGFAAPLLPIHILWVNLVTDGLSALALGVDPAAPDIMKRHPRDPNEKVITKERALYILAQGAFIAFCSLLAYVFVLYVEKESISRARTAAFIVLAVSQLFHSFNCRSMTESLFKLGIFTNKKLLLAAFISFLMMMVVVYVPFLQKVFKTVPLGLFDWLLVLVISSFPLWAVELWKAVVRKRKGNSKAAIVVA
- a CDS encoding rubredoxin — encoded protein: MDKYQCQACLYIYDSAFGDPDHRIKPGTKFEDLPDDWLCPVCGVPKDMFEKI
- a CDS encoding ATPase; amino-acid sequence: MKFIDREKEQGALDKYYKSGDSEFIVIYGKRRVGKTELIKHFSKEKPHIYFLAQKLNEHDNLKMLGQLCGEYFKDELLTLNGFESWQQLFRYLKKNIKKKFVLAIDEFPYLAETNKSIASIFQAGWDEYLKDTPVMLILCGSSIAMMEDKVLSEKSPLFGRRTAQIYLKPFNFASFRKFFPGNKFEYCVEMYSITGGNPSYIKRMDAKKSIEENIKDNILETDAFLYSEIDFVMKEELREPRNYFAILKAISLGKSKLSEIQNETGLEKSVLHKYLFILEDLRLVEKEVPVTEKIPLKSRKGLYKLQDQFFKFWFRYVLPGKSHLEEGNKTYVMGRVKNDFVHLVSHNYEDICIQILKENEEEIFEIDKIGRWWEKSLGEMDIVTFNEKEKKILFGEVKWSSKAVGTDIYEDLRKKAEYVEWNKAKRTEYYCLFSKSGFTPDMIKRAKKDKVMLFSGDKRVN